The Neptunomonas concharum genomic interval GCAAATGGTAGTTGGAAACGGGCTTCTTGCGTTGCGAAAACAAGGTCACAATGCAATAGCATCGAAGTACCTATCCCGACGGCATCACCACATACGGCGGCTACAACCGGCTTAGAAAAAGTTGAAATCGTTTGTAGAAATTTTAATGGGAGCGCCGCTTTATCCGAGTCTGCCGCCGCTGCCATAAAGTCGAGAATATCGTTACCGGATGAGAAGCACTGGCCGGTTCCTGATAATACAACGGCTCTAATCTCCGCATCCTTTTCGGCTAAGATCAGTGCATCAATTAATGCCTGATACATCGCTAAGGTGAGCGCATTCTTTTTGTCAGGCCTATTGATGCTGACCGTCAGGACAGCTGCATCTTTCGATTGCGTAATCAATTCATATGTCACTTTATTAGGCTCTCCCAACGGGTTTAAACATATATTCACGGCTGATTTGAGCGTACTCGACCGTTGCTTCGACATACTCTTCATGCAGTTGACTTATCAACTCTGAAACACAGGGAATCGAGTGAACAGCCCCAACCCCTTGCCCTGCAGACCAAATAGACTTCCATGCCGAAGCTCCCTCTTTGGGTGCGGTCAGTTCCTCCCCCAGATTTAATTCCTTTTTAGCCGTGACAACCTCAGCATCGAGCGGCTTGCCGGTATTGGGGTCAAGTCCTGCGGCACTTAAACTGGGTTTAAGAAAATTCGCAGAAATGCCCGATATCTCAGAGGTGTAAGCAATATCAGCAGCAGAGCTATCCACAATCATCTGTTTATACTCTGCGACCGCCTGACTCTCTTGTGTACTAATAAAACGCGTGCCCATATACGCCATATCCGCACCCATCACTTGTGCGGTTGCAACATCACGCCCCGTAGATAAACACCCTGCCAGCACTAATGTGCCATTAAAAAACTGACGAATTTCACTCACAAACGCAAAAGGGTTGAGAACACCGGCATGACCACCCGCCCCCGCACATACGGCAATCAGACCATCGACATCAGCTTGTGCAGCTTTTTGAGCATGGCGAACCGTTGCCACATCGTGAAAAACCAAGCCACCATACGCATGGACTTGTTTAACGACATCAGGCACTGCGCCAAGTGAGGTTATGATTAAGGGGACTTTATGACGCTTACATATTTCTAAATCCGCTGCCAAACGAGGATTACTGGCGTGTACAATCAGATTAACGCCAAAAGGGGCTGCTTTACGGCCTGTTTCTTCTTCATAGGCCTGTAGCGCTGTCTGAATCTCAATCAGCCAAGACTCAAAGCCTTCACTGGTACGCTGATTTAACGCAGGAAACGTACCTACAATCCCGGCTTTACAGGCTTCGATGACGAGCTCTGGGCCTGATACTAAAAACATGGGAGAGGCAATGACAGGCAGGTTGAGTGTTTCTCGAAACGATTCAGGCAAACTCATAGTCATCTCCTTTTTAAACGCGTTAATCGGCTGGCTCTGGATTGTATAAATCTGGCACATAACGGCGAATCACATCACTATCTTGTGCCCATGTACGACAGGTATTCAGCATTATCTTAGAGCCTGCAGTCATCACATCTTCCTCCATACTTGGCCATAAGCTTTGTACAGTGGTCGTTGCCAAAACAGGTAATAACTCATGGAGATGGGTACACCCTTGCGCACCTCCCACCAGATCCTTAGCTTTTCGCTGCCACCCCGGGCCTATGCGAGTTCCTTCGAGTCTTTTAAAAATATGAACTGCACCAGGACACATGGTGAAGGGGGACTCATCAATCACCGCTTCAACTTCATGGATTAATAAGGTTCTGTCCAGCGTTAGACGCAATTTCATATCATGAAATGCCTCGCCCGATGCAACATAGCCACCCCTTTCGGGATTATCTACCGTTTCAGACTTTACGTCCGTCATGCGCGCTTCAATATCCCACAGGCCATCTTCACGTTCATAACCGTCGGCTATAATTGTGCGACGGTGGGCGTGCCGTCGCCGGGTAGGTTTGCTTAGGGACATAAGCTATCCTCATGCCGCATGTGACGTATCATCATCTTTCAACATACGTCTTAGCACTTTGCCTACATTGGATTTAGGTAGATCTTCAACAAAGGTGACGGTCTTCGGCACTTTGTAATTGGTCAAATGTTCTTTACACCACTTGATGATCTCTTTTTCGGTAAGCTCAGCATCTTTTCGCACAACAAATAACTTCGGCACTTCACCACTGCGCTCATCTTTGATACCAATCGCAGCACACTCCATCACACCTGGATGGGAGGTCACAACGTCTTCAATCTCGTTCGGATAGACGTTGAACCCGGAGACAATGATCAAGTCTTTAGCGCGATCAACAATACGTAGCCGACCATCTTCCTCCTGAACAGCTACATCCCCGGTAATGAGATAACCATCATCTGTAAAACAGGCGTTCGTTTCGCGCTCTCGCTGCCAGTAGCCTTTCATGACCTGCGGACCTTTCACGCACAGCTCACCTGGTGTGCCAATCGGCGCCTCCTCTCCTGTGGTATCAATAATACGCACATCCGTTGCTTTGAGTGGCCAACCAATGGTTCCTATGGATACTTCGCCGGGCGGGTTGATGGCCACAGCCGGCGAGGTCTCTGTTAGTCCGTAACCTTCCATAATTTCGCAACCTGTCACCTCTTTCCATTGGTTAGCGGCTGCATGGGTTAGCGCCATGCCTCCAGAGATGGTGATTTTCATGTTGCTAAAATCGAGCGCACGGAAACTTTCTTGGTTGCACAGTGCGACAAAAAGCGTATTAAGCCCCATGAATCCAGACATATTCCAACGCTTAAGTTCTTTTATAAAACCGGCAATATCCCGTGGATTTGCGATCAACACACTGTGACCGCCCTCTTCCATAATGATTAGCGAGAGGGTGAAGGCATAGATATGATAAAGCGGTAGCGGCGAAATGGCCGTCTCTGCCCAGCCTGCTTCAGCGCGGCTGATAAGCTCGCTTCCTTGGAGCATGTTGGAGACCAAATTACCGTGCGTCAATACGGCACCTTTAGAAACGCCGGTCGTACCTCCGGTATATTGCAGTACTGCGGTATCTTCTGTACGTACGCTTACCGGTGCTGGTTTCTCTCCCATATATGCCATCAACGCTTGGCGTAGCGATTTCTCCAT includes:
- a CDS encoding enoyl-CoA hydratase, whose product is MTYELITQSKDAAVLTVSINRPDKKNALTLAMYQALIDALILAEKDAEIRAVVLSGTGQCFSSGNDILDFMAAAADSDKAALPLKFLQTISTFSKPVVAAVCGDAVGIGTSMLLHCDLVFATQEARFQLPFARLGLVPEGGTSLLLPQQLGHRLAFELLVMGNPISGTRAAELGLINQVAESPLQSALTAAHQLGKMAPLAVVKSKQMMKQHQQDLLQKVLVDEVDNFKKQLASDEAKEAFTAFIEKRPPVFN
- a CDS encoding NAD(P)H-dependent flavin oxidoreductase encodes the protein MSLPESFRETLNLPVIASPMFLVSGPELVIEACKAGIVGTFPALNQRTSEGFESWLIEIQTALQAYEEETGRKAAPFGVNLIVHASNPRLAADLEICKRHKVPLIITSLGAVPDVVKQVHAYGGLVFHDVATVRHAQKAAQADVDGLIAVCAGAGGHAGVLNPFAFVSEIRQFFNGTLVLAGCLSTGRDVATAQVMGADMAYMGTRFISTQESQAVAEYKQMIVDSSAADIAYTSEISGISANFLKPSLSAAGLDPNTGKPLDAEVVTAKKELNLGEELTAPKEGASAWKSIWSAGQGVGAVHSIPCVSELISQLHEEYVEATVEYAQISREYMFKPVGRA
- a CDS encoding DUF2889 domain-containing protein; protein product: MSLSKPTRRRHAHRRTIIADGYEREDGLWDIEARMTDVKSETVDNPERGGYVASGEAFHDMKLRLTLDRTLLIHEVEAVIDESPFTMCPGAVHIFKRLEGTRIGPGWQRKAKDLVGGAQGCTHLHELLPVLATTTVQSLWPSMEEDVMTAGSKIMLNTCRTWAQDSDVIRRYVPDLYNPEPAD
- a CDS encoding AMP-binding protein, producing the protein MDHPRGTWIPDELNPHGYQTVLDVVARHCRVYADKPAFTSFGRTLSYGELDQLADAFAVYLQKETDLKPGDRLAIQLPNLIQYPVVLFGALRAGLVVVNTNPLYTPRELEHQFKDSGAKALVIHASMAHNAERIIDKTDVKHIFVTQVGDLHGFLKRTLLNTAIKYIKKMEPDYNLPMEKSLRQALMAYMGEKPAPVSVRTEDTAVLQYTGGTTGVSKGAVLTHGNLVSNMLQGSELISRAEAGWAETAISPLPLYHIYAFTLSLIIMEEGGHSVLIANPRDIAGFIKELKRWNMSGFMGLNTLFVALCNQESFRALDFSNMKITISGGMALTHAAANQWKEVTGCEIMEGYGLTETSPAVAINPPGEVSIGTIGWPLKATDVRIIDTTGEEAPIGTPGELCVKGPQVMKGYWQRERETNACFTDDGYLITGDVAVQEEDGRLRIVDRAKDLIIVSGFNVYPNEIEDVVTSHPGVMECAAIGIKDERSGEVPKLFVVRKDAELTEKEIIKWCKEHLTNYKVPKTVTFVEDLPKSNVGKVLRRMLKDDDTSHAA